The genomic interval TTGGTTTTGTCACCTCAGGCCCGGCCTATATGCATATACTGGAGGCCTATCCGGATGCTCCAGTATTAAAATTGGGCATGAGCTACCCGGTACCCATGGAACAGATCCGTGCCTTCGCCAGTCAGGTTGACCAACTGGTGGTGGCTGAAGAAGTAGAGCCGATCCTTGAGACCGAAATCAAAGCGGCGGGGATTGAGGTTTTGGGTAAGGATATCCTGCCACGTATTGGTGAGTTGGCACCTCAGGTACTGCGCCCGGCGATAGGCAAACTACTGGGTGAGAAGGTCGTTGCTGAAGCGACTCCGGCAGCAGTGGAGATAAAAATCCCCGCGGTAAAACTTGATCCTCCAAGCGGCATCAACCTCTTCCCCCGGCCACCCACCATGTGCGTCGCCTGTCCACATCTGGGCATCTATTACTGTCTTTCAAAGATCAGGAACACCAGCATCTCCGGCGACATTGGTTGTTACACTCTGGGTGCAGGCCACCCATGGAACGCTCTCGACACTACCATCAGCATGGGTGCCTCCATGGGCGTGGCCCACGGGCTCGATAAGGGGCGCGTGGAAGCTGATGAGAACAAGCGGGTGGTGGCCGTAATCGGTGACTCCACCTTTATGCACATGGGTATGCAGGGGCTGCTAAACATCACCTATAACCGTGGCAATGTCACCATTCTGCTGCTGGATAACCGCGCCGTCGGCATGACCGGTGGGCAGTACAACCCCGCCAGTGGCCGCGACATCCACGGCGAAGAGTCAATGAGAGTGGACTTCCGTAAACTGTGTGAAGCACTGGGAGTTAAACCCGAGCGCATCCACGAAGTGAATCCCTACGAACTACCCACTCTGTTCAAGGCGCTACGCGAAGAGGTGAAAGTCAACGATACCTCGGTGATCATCACTGACCAACCCTGTGTACTGGTGGACTTCTACGGCGCACAGCCGGCCTTTACGGTAGATGAGAAGAAGTGCACAGGCTGCAAGAACTGTCTTGATATCGGCTGCCCGGCAATTCATGTGACCCGCAGGGAAACCGTGGTCAAGGCCAACGGCAAAGAGAAAGATCTGGCCTTCGTCAATATCGATACCGGCGCTTGTACCGGCTGTGATCTCTGCCCCAAAACCTGCGCCCCGGATGCGATCATACCGATGGCTGATTTTGTACGGCAGTGATAGAAACAGATAGGCCAATTTTGGCCGGAAATAAACGCGAATAAACGCAAATGCACCTTGTGTTTGAACCCATTGTAGATACTCGCGAATACCATGAAGTATCCCTTACATTCGCGTTTATATGCGTTTATTTCCGGCTAATAAATGATTGTACTATTAGTAGTTGGGTTTCAACGCACCCAGTAAAAGTTTTTAAGCGAGGCGAGTAGAAAGTGAGCGAAAACGACATCACCAATATTCTGGTTGCCGGCATCGGCGGCCAAGGCGTCATGACGGCCGCCGAGGTACTCTCTCAGGCGGCCATGTCACTGGGTTACGACGTGAAGAAAACAGAGGTGGCAGGTATGGCACAGCGCGGCGGCGTGGTGACCTCCCATGTCCGTTTCGGCAAGCGGGTGCTCTCTCCCGCCATCGCCCCCGGCGAGGCGGATATCCTGGTCGGTTTTGAGCCGGCGGAGGCGCTGCGCTGGTGCGCCCACCTGCGCCCCGGTGGTATTGCCATGGTCAACACCACTCGCCAGGAGCCACCGGTAGTGAGTATTGGCCTGTTCGACTACCCGGATGATCCGATCGCCGAGATTGCTGCTGCAGGCGTCAACTACCACGCCTTCGATGCCGGCGCCATCGCCCACGACCTAGGCAACTTCCGCCTGGTTAACACTGTGATGCTCGGGGCCATATCAAAATACCTGCCCTTCCCCGCCGAGGTGCTGAAAAACGAGATCCTCGACCGTTTCCGTGCCCGCAAGCCAAAGCTGGTGGAGATCAATGAAAAAGCGTTTGAGGCTGGACAGGCGGCAGAAGCGGCCAGTTAGTCGAAGACCGCCTAAATAACAATAGCAGGACGCTGAGAACGCAGAGGAGACGCAGAGCTCGCAGAGAAAGAATTTGGTTTCCTCAGCGTTCTCTGCGTCTCCTCTGTGACCTTTGCGTCCCACTTTTCAGTCCACTGACAACGGGTAACTGATAACTTATGAAAGACTGGCACCCCACATCCTGGCAGCAGAAAGAGGCCAAACAGCAAGCTAACTATCCATCGCAACAGGCGCTGGATGAAACCCTTGATCAGTTATCCCAGTTGCCTCCTCTGGTCACCTCCTGGGAGATCGAGGCACTGAAAGAGCAGCTTGCCGCCGCCTCCCGGGGAGAAGCATTTCTGCTCCAGGGTGGTGACTGCGCCGAAAACTTCAGCGACTGCACCTCTCCGGTCATTGCCAACAAGCTGAAAATCCTGTTGCAGATGAGCCTGATGCTGATCCATGGCCTCAATAAGCGGGTAATTCGAATAGGGCGCATCGCCGGCCAGTACGCTAAACCCAGATCAGCCGACAGTGAGACCATTAACGGCATCACCCTGCCCAGCTACCGCGGTGACCTGATCAACGGCCCCGGATTCACTACTGAAGACCGTATCCCTGATCCTGTCCGCCTGCTGCGTGGCTATGGCCGTGCCGCCATGACCCTCAATTTTATCCGTGCCCTCTCCGACAGCGGTTTTGCCGATCTACATCACCCGGAAAACTGGGACCTGGATTTTGTCAGCCGCTCACCCCAGGCGGCTGAATACCACAAGTCAGTGGCGGCACTCTCACGCTCCCTGCAATTTTTGGAGACCTTGGGAGGAGGCGCCGACAGCGAACTGAACCGGGTACAGTTTTTTACCAGCCACGAAGGACTGCATCTCCACTATGAACAAGCGTTGAGCCGCCAGGTACCCAACCGTAGCGGCTACTACAATCTATCCACCCACCTGCCCTGGATCGGCTTTCGCACTGCCGATATCGACGGTGCTCATATCGAATATTTTCGTGGCATAGAAAATCCGCTAGGGGTCAAAGTGGGCGCCGGCATGCCAAATGAGTGGATTCAGGAACTGGTGGAACGCCTTAATCCCGAGAATGAAGCGGGAAAACTTCTGCTGATCCACCGTTTTGGTGCAGACGCTATTACCGAGGGCCTGCCGAGATTGATTGATGCGGTGAAACGCACAGGCAAGAGCGTCCTCTGGGTCTGTGATCCCATGCATGGCAATACAGAAACCACCCCTAGCGGCTACAAGACCCGGCGCTTCGACAGGATACTCTCGGAGCTTGGACAGGCGTTCGATATCCATCAACAGAAGAGCTCGATTCTTGGTGGAGTGCACTTTGAACTGACCGGCGATGACGTCACCGAGTGTATCGGCGGCGCCCGTGGGCTTGATGAGGCCGGTTTGGAACGGGCCTACAAGACCCAGGTAGACCCACGCCTCAACTATGAGCAGGCACTGGAGATGGCAATGGCGATTGTGGAGAAATATCGCAGCTGACTCCACCTTGCCACACTTCCACCCCCTCCACTATCAAGACAACAAGACGTCGGCCCGATCACTTGCACACCAAATTTGTAGCGGTGTATACGAGAAGGGAGCCTCTGCGCAGGAATTTAACCTAGAATCCTCAGTTGACCGCTCCATCCTACGGGCAAGGCACCGATTTTATTTACATTGACTACGATTGCATCTTTCACTCTCCAGTGTGAATGACGCTACAGGGCGGATAGCACACTTGGTTTGGCGCATTACGGCGTTACAATTCCTTGGAATAGCAAGACTATTCCTCGTCGTTGTGCCTTGTACTGTGCCAAACCAAGTGCACTCTCCACCCTGTCCAACTGAGGATTCTAGGTTGAAGGAACGCCATTGCGATTTCTCAATGCATCGCACTATTAGTACATGATCTAATCGTATGCGTAGCGAACGGCAATGGGCTTTATATGCACCCATCCTCACCGTTTTCTCCTCCTTAGAATGGGCCGCGTCACGCGGCCCTTTTTTTTATGTGATTCTCTCCGACAGCTTCTGCTTCAGCTTTTCCGCCATCTCCCGCAGCAGTTTCTCTGTAGTCTCCCAGCCAATACAGCCATCGGTAACTGAGACTCCATACTCAAGCTGACTGAGATCCTTGGGAATCGACTGATTGCCTGCATTGAGACTGCTCTCCAGCATGATGCCGATAATCGAGCGATTGCCCTCGATGATCTGACTAGCGACATTATCTGCCACCAGGGGCTGGAGTTCCGGCTGCTTACTGGAGTTACCGTGACTGCAGTCGATCATAATATTCTCCGACAACTCCGCCTTGCGTAGCGCCCCTTCACAGAGCGCGACATGCACCGAATCGTAGTTGGGCAGGCCATTGCCGCCACGCAGGATGATATGGCCGCAGACGTTACCTTTGGTCTTGATCACCGCCACTTGGCCTTCCCGGTTGATACCGAGGAAACTGTGAGGGTGAGAGACCGACTGCAGAGCATTGATCGCCACCTCCAGACCGCCGTCTGTGCCATTTTTGAAACCAACCGGCATTGAGAGACCTGATGCCATCTCACGATGAGTCTGGGACTCTGTAGTACGTGCACCGATAGCCGCCCAAGAGAAGAGATCGCCCATGTACTGAGGGCTGATGGGGTCAAGCGCCTCGGTGGCGGCGGGCAGGCCAAGCTCCGCCAGCCACAGCAGCAGCTCCCGTGCCTTCGTCAGCCCCTCTTCGATATGAAAGCTATCATCCATACGGGGATCATTGATCAGCCCTTTCCATCCCACGGTGGTGCGCGGCTTCTCGAAATAGATGCGCATAACGATATAGAGCGTATCACCCAGCTCCTCATGGAGTCGCATCAGCCGCTCGGCGTACTCCTTAGCCGCCTCAACATCATGAATTGAGCAGGGACCGGTCACCACCAGCAGCCTGGGATCCTTGCGGGTAAAGATGTCTTTGATAGTGTGCCGCCCCTTCCAGACCAGCGCTTC from Candidatus Sedimenticola sp. (ex Thyasira tokunagai) carries:
- a CDS encoding thiamine pyrophosphate-dependent enzyme, with product MNAVNPLPKTDRRFISGNEAVARGAWEAGCRVAAAYPGTPSTEILEYASLLPEMYSEWSINEKVSLEVAVGASLAGSRALCAMKHVGLNVASDALMTQTLIGVTGGLVIAVADDVGLSSSQNEQDSRFWGRFAHVPVLEPADAQEAYEQTKFAFELSEKFSTPVILRLTTRICHVKGVVTPGERVDTIHAQGFEKNPKRFVMTPANAKHRIPLMYEREVELQKYSETCQLNILKEGDDKRVGFVTSGPAYMHILEAYPDAPVLKLGMSYPVPMEQIRAFASQVDQLVVAEEVEPILETEIKAAGIEVLGKDILPRIGELAPQVLRPAIGKLLGEKVVAEATPAAVEIKIPAVKLDPPSGINLFPRPPTMCVACPHLGIYYCLSKIRNTSISGDIGCYTLGAGHPWNALDTTISMGASMGVAHGLDKGRVEADENKRVVAVIGDSTFMHMGMQGLLNITYNRGNVTILLLDNRAVGMTGGQYNPASGRDIHGEESMRVDFRKLCEALGVKPERIHEVNPYELPTLFKALREEVKVNDTSVIITDQPCVLVDFYGAQPAFTVDEKKCTGCKNCLDIGCPAIHVTRRETVVKANGKEKDLAFVNIDTGACTGCDLCPKTCAPDAIIPMADFVRQ
- a CDS encoding indolepyruvate oxidoreductase subunit beta yields the protein MTAAEVLSQAAMSLGYDVKKTEVAGMAQRGGVVTSHVRFGKRVLSPAIAPGEADILVGFEPAEALRWCAHLRPGGIAMVNTTRQEPPVVSIGLFDYPDDPIAEIAAAGVNYHAFDAGAIAHDLGNFRLVNTVMLGAISKYLPFPAEVLKNEILDRFRARKPKLVEINEKAFEAGQAAEAAS
- a CDS encoding 3-deoxy-7-phosphoheptulonate synthase class II, producing the protein MKDWHPTSWQQKEAKQQANYPSQQALDETLDQLSQLPPLVTSWEIEALKEQLAAASRGEAFLLQGGDCAENFSDCTSPVIANKLKILLQMSLMLIHGLNKRVIRIGRIAGQYAKPRSADSETINGITLPSYRGDLINGPGFTTEDRIPDPVRLLRGYGRAAMTLNFIRALSDSGFADLHHPENWDLDFVSRSPQAAEYHKSVAALSRSLQFLETLGGGADSELNRVQFFTSHEGLHLHYEQALSRQVPNRSGYYNLSTHLPWIGFRTADIDGAHIEYFRGIENPLGVKVGAGMPNEWIQELVERLNPENEAGKLLLIHRFGADAITEGLPRLIDAVKRTGKSVLWVCDPMHGNTETTPSGYKTRRFDRILSELGQAFDIHQQKSSILGGVHFELTGDDVTECIGGARGLDEAGLERAYKTQVDPRLNYEQALEMAMAIVEKYRS
- a CDS encoding 3-deoxy-7-phosphoheptulonate synthase — protein: MFKDSLNNTNVAEERVLVSPADFKHRLPLTEKSEALVWKGRHTIKDIFTRKDPRLLVVTGPCSIHDVEAAKEYAERLMRLHEELGDTLYIVMRIYFEKPRTTVGWKGLINDPRMDDSFHIEEGLTKARELLLWLAELGLPAATEALDPISPQYMGDLFSWAAIGARTTESQTHREMASGLSMPVGFKNGTDGGLEVAINALQSVSHPHSFLGINREGQVAVIKTKGNVCGHIILRGGNGLPNYDSVHVALCEGALRKAELSENIMIDCSHGNSSKQPELQPLVADNVASQIIEGNRSIIGIMLESSLNAGNQSIPKDLSQLEYGVSVTDGCIGWETTEKLLREMAEKLKQKLSERIT